One window of the Periophthalmus magnuspinnatus isolate fPerMag1 chromosome 17, fPerMag1.2.pri, whole genome shotgun sequence genome contains the following:
- the dhrs1 gene encoding dehydrogenase/reductase SDR family member 1, with product MSLSGWVCVVTGASRGIGKGIALQLSEAGATVYITGRCEKTLNETAAEVKERGGNCVPVKCDSTKDQDIEELFEQIKREQHGRLDILVNNAYAGVQAIFDNMGRPFWETDPSMWDTINNTGLRGHYIFSVFASRLMVAQGNGLIVTISSMGGLRYLFNVAYGVGKAACDRLAADMAFELRKRGVASVSLWPGPVQTEMISQFVLEKSVPQGVDPKIKDVFVNGETTELSGKCIVNLVKDKNLMSLTGKILMTSDLARRYGIKDIDGRSVTDYTSLKFLLAQSPYLSWLSPVVPSFIRLPRFVLALASSRF from the exons ATGTCACTATCCGGATGGGTTTGTGTGGTGACGGGTGCCTCCAGAGGTATTGGCAAAGGTATTGCCCTGCAGCTATCTGAAGCCGGAGCCACTGTCTACATTACCGGGCGCTGCGAGAAGACTCTAAATGAAACCGCTGCTGAG GTTAAAGAACGAGGTGGCAACTGTGTGCCAGTTAAATGTGACTCTACAAAAGACCAAGATATTGAAGAACTCTTTGAACAAATTAAACGTGAACAACATGGCAGACTGGACATTCTGGTTAATAATGCCTATGCAGGAGTTCAG GCTATTTTTGATAATATGGGAAGACCGTTTTGGGAAACTGATCCAAGTATGTGGGATACGATCAACAACACAGGTCTCAG AGGGCACTATATCTTCTCTGTCTTTGCCTCACGTTTAATGGTTGCTCAAGGGAATGGTTTGATAGTCACCATTTCATCTATGGGTGGGCTGCGCTATCTCTTTAATGTTGCATATGGAGTCGGTAAAGCTGCG TGTGACAGACTGGCAGCTGACATGGCCTTTGAGCTCAGAAAACGAGGAGTAGCTTCTGTGAGCCTCTGGCCGGGACCAGTGCAAACAGAAATGATCTCACAGTTTGTATTGGAGAAAAGTGTACCACAGGGTGTTGATCCAAAG ATAAAAGATGTGTTTGTCAATGGGGAAACTACTGAATTGAGTGGGAAATGTATCGTCAACTTGGTAAAAG ATAAAAATCTGATGTCCTTAACTGGCAAAATTCTCATGACTTCTGACCTTGCACGGAGATATGGAATCAAAGATATTGATG GGCGCAGTGTGACTGATTACACCTCCCTAAAATTCCTCCTGGCACAGTCTCCTTACCTGTCATGGCTCTCACCTGTGGTTCCATCTTTTATAAGACTGCCACGCTTTGTGTTGGCTTTGGCCAGTAGTCGCTTCTGA